In Paenibacillus algicola, a genomic segment contains:
- a CDS encoding hemolysin family protein: MDILTIINLIILALLLLLTAFFVASEFAVVKIRASRLDQLIEEGNKKAVLAKKVTSDLDYYLSACQLGITVTALGLGALGKPAVERIMLPVFEALNMSEANSSVASYAIAFILVTFLHVVVGEMAPKTLAIQFSEKLSLLLSPPLYWFGKIMYPFIWALNGASRVILRGFGVKPAGHEQVYSEEEVKIIMTQSYQAGEIEETKLAYMENVFSFDERVTKDIMIPRTEMISLDKSMSQQEIIEVLDEFKYSRYPISEEGDKDRIIGMVNVKKMLPFIVSGKNPKLSDFIRDLPMVFESTRIQDAMLKMQQEKVHMALVIDEYGGTAGILTMEDILEEIVGEIRDEFDEDEIEDIVQSGENQYLIQGRVLLDDLEKQFGLVFEEDEIMDTLGGWIQYRKGETVEPGDVIEQHNIIWTVMETENYQIKQVMMKLPEPGTE; encoded by the coding sequence TTGGACATCCTTACGATTATCAACTTAATCATTCTTGCACTTTTGCTTCTGTTAACGGCGTTTTTTGTGGCGTCTGAATTTGCGGTTGTCAAGATTCGTGCGTCCAGGCTGGATCAGCTCATTGAAGAAGGAAACAAGAAGGCCGTTCTTGCCAAAAAAGTGACAAGTGATCTGGACTATTACTTGTCAGCGTGTCAGCTAGGCATCACCGTAACCGCGCTGGGACTCGGCGCACTCGGTAAACCGGCGGTAGAGCGAATTATGCTTCCTGTATTTGAAGCGCTGAATATGAGCGAAGCCAACTCTTCTGTAGCGTCTTATGCCATTGCTTTTATACTCGTTACGTTCCTGCATGTGGTGGTCGGTGAAATGGCGCCAAAGACGCTCGCGATTCAATTCTCTGAGAAGCTGTCTTTGCTGCTGTCCCCGCCGCTCTATTGGTTTGGTAAGATCATGTATCCGTTTATCTGGGCACTCAATGGCGCGTCCCGAGTTATACTTCGCGGGTTCGGCGTCAAGCCGGCCGGTCATGAGCAGGTGTATTCCGAGGAAGAGGTCAAAATCATTATGACCCAGAGCTATCAGGCCGGTGAAATTGAGGAAACGAAGCTGGCTTACATGGAAAATGTATTTTCTTTTGATGAGCGGGTGACCAAGGATATCATGATTCCGCGTACGGAAATGATCTCTCTCGATAAATCCATGTCGCAGCAAGAAATTATCGAGGTTTTGGATGAATTCAAATACTCTCGCTATCCGATCTCCGAAGAAGGAGATAAGGACCGGATTATCGGGATGGTCAATGTTAAGAAAATGCTGCCATTTATTGTTTCGGGCAAAAATCCGAAGCTGTCTGATTTCATCCGCGACCTGCCAATGGTATTCGAATCCACCCGAATTCAGGATGCGATGCTGAAAATGCAGCAGGAGAAGGTGCACATGGCCCTCGTTATCGACGAATACGGCGGAACGGCAGGCATCCTGACGATGGAGGACATCCTGGAGGAAATCGTCGGGGAGATCCGGGATGAATTCGACGAGGATGAAATTGAGGATATCGTGCAGTCTGGGGAGAACCAGTATTTGATTCAGGGCAGAGTGCTGCTGGACGATCTGGAGAAGCAGTTCGGGTTGGTGTTTGAAGAGGATGAAATTATGGATACCCTTGGCGGCTGGATTCAGTACCGTAAAGGGGAAACGGTAGAGCCTGGTGATGTCATTGAACAGCATAATATCATCTGGACCGTCATGGAGACCGAAAATTATCAAATCAAGCAAGTGATGATGAAGCTGCCGGAGCCGGGGACAGAGTAA
- a CDS encoding amino acid ABC transporter substrate-binding protein/permease has product MLTLVVLIAASWGAGSLTAAAEPAEGKVYIIGTDVTFAPFEFQDINGDFVGIDMDLIQAIAEDQNFQYEIRPMGFNAAVQALEANQVDGVIAGMSITEERKQKFDFSEGYYDSGVVMGIDKDNEEIKSYEDLRGKKVAVKTGTEGYSFAESIASQYGFTLVPFDESALMYEDVKTGNSAACFDDHAVLAYGEQQNIGLKLVTEPEPGASYGFAVRKGENQELLQKFNAGLTNLKATGAHEEILEKYLGENAAGKAPLTRMELLQASFVPLLEGMGKTILYTFISLFFAFIIGLIFGFMKVSRNAWLRGIATVFVDVFRGIPLIVLAFFIYFGIPQAFGFTMPLFLAAVLTLTLNAGAYVTEIIRGGIQSIDRGQMEAARSLGIPYRKAMFKIIIPQAIKVMIPSFINQFVITLKDTSILSVIGLVELTQSGKIIIARTFASFDIWLMVALMYFIVITVLIKIANRLERKVGQHG; this is encoded by the coding sequence ATGCTGACCCTGGTCGTGCTCATCGCGGCAAGCTGGGGGGCTGGGAGCTTGACGGCTGCTGCAGAGCCGGCAGAGGGCAAGGTTTATATCATTGGCACGGATGTTACATTTGCTCCATTCGAATTCCAGGACATCAATGGCGATTTTGTCGGCATCGATATGGATTTGATCCAGGCGATTGCGGAGGACCAGAATTTCCAGTACGAAATCCGGCCTATGGGCTTCAATGCTGCTGTACAGGCGCTGGAGGCCAATCAGGTAGACGGTGTGATTGCCGGAATGAGCATAACGGAGGAACGGAAGCAGAAATTCGATTTCTCCGAAGGATACTATGATTCTGGCGTCGTCATGGGCATCGACAAGGATAACGAAGAGATCAAGAGCTATGAGGATCTTCGTGGCAAAAAGGTCGCTGTCAAAACCGGCACAGAGGGATACTCCTTCGCGGAATCCATTGCGTCTCAATATGGATTTACTCTCGTTCCCTTTGACGAATCCGCCCTGATGTATGAGGACGTCAAAACCGGGAATTCAGCAGCCTGCTTCGATGATCATGCGGTACTGGCTTACGGTGAACAGCAAAACATCGGGCTTAAGCTGGTTACAGAGCCTGAACCGGGAGCTTCATATGGCTTTGCGGTGCGCAAAGGTGAGAACCAGGAGCTGCTGCAGAAATTCAATGCCGGACTTACGAACCTGAAGGCCACAGGCGCCCATGAAGAGATTTTGGAAAAATATCTTGGTGAGAATGCCGCAGGCAAGGCTCCACTCACCCGCATGGAGCTGCTTCAAGCTTCCTTTGTGCCTTTGCTTGAAGGTATGGGCAAAACGATCTTGTACACCTTCATTTCCTTGTTCTTTGCATTCATTATAGGCCTGATCTTCGGCTTCATGAAGGTAAGCAGAAATGCATGGCTGCGGGGGATAGCTACCGTGTTCGTGGATGTCTTCCGCGGAATTCCGCTGATCGTGCTTGCGTTCTTCATTTACTTTGGCATTCCGCAGGCGTTCGGCTTTACCATGCCGCTGTTTCTTGCAGCCGTGCTGACCCTGACCCTGAACGCAGGCGCTTATGTGACTGAGATCATCCGCGGCGGTATTCAATCCATTGACCGGGGACAGATGGAAGCGGCACGCTCCTTGGGAATTCCTTACCGCAAAGCTATGTTCAAGATTATCATTCCACAAGCGATCAAGGTCATGATTCCGTCGTTTATCAATCAGTTCGTCATCACCTTGAAGGATACATCCATTCTGTCTGTCATTGGCCTGGTAGAGCTGACGCAATCCGGGAAAATCATCATTGCCAGAACCTTTGCATCCTTCGATATCTGGCTGA
- a CDS encoding GNAT family N-acetyltransferase has product MEMRNLSMDEFEDSISLSEYAFQYTLTKEQKDKKRELFRPEQFWGCFEEGKLQAKLTILPFQIYLHNQKFSMGGIAGVATWPENRRKGHVAKLLKHALQHMRAEGQAVSFLHPFSIPFYRKFGWEVFTDTLTYKLQMHQLPPKTSVPGRIVRGTADINLLSSLYEAFAECYNGTLVRTTEWWKHSVLKDQAHTAVYYAEDGEPQGYILYELKDKELVCSEFVFLHEQARSALWTYISNHDARIEEVTLTMVPGDDRLPFMLPDPRIHQERFPYFMARIVDVEAFLRSYPLHLITGEGWTLHISDEAAPWNDGVWNIQSNADTGIIVQKVEEAVKGSSPDQLHLDIGALTALLLGYVKPAELVRSGRLQGDETALQRLEASIPVRPPMLMDFF; this is encoded by the coding sequence ATGGAAATGAGAAACCTGAGTATGGATGAGTTTGAGGACAGCATCTCTTTGTCGGAGTATGCTTTTCAGTACACATTAACCAAAGAGCAGAAGGATAAGAAACGAGAGCTGTTCCGGCCAGAACAGTTCTGGGGATGCTTTGAGGAGGGGAAGCTGCAGGCGAAGCTGACCATCTTGCCCTTTCAGATTTATTTGCACAACCAGAAGTTCAGCATGGGCGGCATTGCCGGTGTAGCTACCTGGCCGGAGAATCGGCGCAAAGGACATGTCGCTAAGCTGCTCAAGCATGCCCTTCAGCATATGAGAGCAGAAGGACAGGCCGTTTCGTTTCTTCACCCGTTCTCCATTCCTTTTTACCGCAAATTTGGCTGGGAGGTATTTACGGATACCTTAACCTACAAGCTTCAGATGCATCAGCTTCCCCCCAAGACCTCCGTTCCGGGACGGATTGTCCGCGGAACTGCAGATATAAATCTGCTAAGCTCTCTCTATGAGGCATTTGCTGAATGCTACAACGGTACACTGGTGCGCACAACCGAGTGGTGGAAGCATTCCGTGCTTAAAGACCAAGCCCATACCGCCGTTTACTATGCAGAGGACGGTGAGCCGCAGGGATATATTCTGTACGAGCTGAAGGATAAAGAGCTGGTATGCAGCGAGTTCGTGTTCTTACATGAACAGGCTCGAAGCGCTCTATGGACGTATATCTCCAACCATGACGCTCGGATTGAAGAAGTGACTCTGACTATGGTGCCGGGAGATGATCGGCTGCCGTTCATGCTGCCTGATCCCCGAATTCATCAGGAGCGTTTTCCTTATTTCATGGCGAGGATTGTGGATGTAGAGGCTTTTCTGAGATCATATCCGCTGCATCTTATTACCGGTGAAGGATGGACACTTCACATTTCTGATGAGGCAGCGCCCTGGAACGATGGAGTGTGGAACATTCAAAGCAATGCTGACACCGGAATCATCGTTCAGAAGGTCGAAGAAGCCGTCAAGGGTTCAAGTCCTGACCAGCTTCATCTGGACATTGGAGCACTAACCGCCCTGCTGCTGGGCTATGTAAAGCCTGCGGAGCTGGTTCGCTCCGGCAGACTGCAGGGCGATGAGACAGCCTTGCAGCGGCTGGAGGCTTCCATTCCGGTCCGCCCGCCGATGCTGATGGACTTTTTCTAA
- a CDS encoding hemolysin family protein, translating to MDGTIALNLFLVAVFIGLTAFFVGAEFAILKVRMTRIDQLIAEGNKKALTAKKVTQDLDYYLSACQLGITITALVLGALGEPTVERMLHPLFERFEVPEALSTVLSYAIALSVITFLHVVIGELAPKTLAIQYAERMTLLLAPPLYGFGKLMYPFIYALNGSAQLLLKLFGVKPAGHDTAHSEEEIRLIVTQSYEGGEINQTELDYLKNIFSFDERKVQDIMIPKSKIVTVPENASVEEILQSLDSYVYTRYPVEDSGQPGHYKGVINTKEILTHLAAGRAFVMNEFIYDMPEYPEDALIQDILSTMQKDRIHMAAVVDSRGATIGMVTMEDILEEIVGDIQDEVGMNPKPPLRPVVKKMREELPRTVR from the coding sequence TTGGACGGGACAATAGCCTTAAACTTATTTTTGGTGGCCGTATTTATTGGTCTTACAGCGTTCTTTGTAGGGGCTGAATTCGCGATCCTGAAGGTTCGCATGACTCGAATTGATCAATTGATTGCCGAAGGCAACAAGAAGGCGCTCACAGCAAAAAAGGTGACGCAGGATCTGGATTACTACCTGTCAGCTTGTCAGCTGGGGATTACGATTACTGCTCTCGTGCTCGGTGCCTTGGGTGAGCCAACCGTTGAGAGAATGCTGCACCCGTTGTTCGAACGCTTTGAGGTACCGGAAGCATTATCCACAGTGCTCTCTTATGCGATCGCACTCTCGGTCATTACGTTTCTGCATGTCGTCATCGGGGAACTGGCTCCCAAAACGCTGGCGATTCAATATGCCGAACGCATGACCTTGCTGCTCGCGCCGCCGCTGTACGGATTCGGAAAGCTGATGTATCCGTTTATCTATGCCTTAAATGGCTCGGCGCAGCTGCTGCTGAAGCTGTTCGGTGTCAAGCCGGCCGGTCATGATACCGCTCACTCGGAGGAGGAGATCCGGCTGATTGTCACGCAAAGCTATGAGGGCGGCGAGATCAACCAAACGGAGCTGGATTATCTCAAAAATATTTTTTCCTTCGATGAGCGGAAGGTTCAGGATATTATGATTCCGAAATCGAAAATCGTGACCGTGCCTGAGAATGCATCGGTAGAAGAGATCTTGCAGAGCCTGGACAGCTACGTTTACACCCGCTATCCGGTGGAGGATTCCGGGCAGCCTGGTCACTACAAGGGAGTGATCAACACGAAGGAGATTCTGACACATCTGGCGGCGGGAAGAGCGTTTGTGATGAATGAGTTCATCTACGATATGCCGGAGTATCCGGAGGATGCTCTGATTCAGGACATCCTGAGCACCATGCAGAAGGATCGGATTCATATGGCGGCGGTTGTTGATAGTCGCGGAGCCACGATCGGCATGGTTACAATGGAGGATATTCTGGAGGAAATCGTCGGTGACATTCAGGATGAGGTCGGTATGAATCCGAAGCCTCCGCTGCGTCCAGTAGTCAAGAAAATGCGCGAGGAATTACCGCGCACCGTAAGATAA